A region from the Bradyrhizobium erythrophlei genome encodes:
- a CDS encoding ABC transporter permease, with amino-acid sequence MTSEVADPVETAAISPAADPGFLQRYGGTIEYILIPGAALVGALGVFGVFVALFGKNPLDLYFYMYQGAFGTWFSWQNTLTRAAPLILTALCTALPAQLGMVIIGGEGALLIGALSATSAALLVQGAPPLVVQLAMVIAGMIGGGLWIMLAGALRQYRGVNETISSLLLVYIALAILNHLVEGAMRDPASLNKPSTREIGAANMIGSIPGTDVHWGLVFGIVAAVAAYILIYHTVFGFAARVAGGNIRAAKIVGLGVGRLILTICFLAGASAGLAGMVEVAAVQGRTNANLAAGYGFTGILVAFLARQNPLAVIPVAILLGGISASGGLLQRRLGLPDASVQVLQGIIFVFVLASDALYGRIGFLKGKS; translated from the coding sequence GTGACATCAGAAGTCGCGGATCCCGTCGAAACCGCTGCAATTTCTCCGGCCGCAGATCCCGGATTCCTGCAGCGCTACGGCGGGACCATCGAATACATCCTCATTCCGGGCGCGGCGCTGGTCGGCGCGCTCGGGGTGTTCGGCGTATTCGTGGCGCTATTCGGCAAGAACCCGCTCGATCTCTATTTCTACATGTATCAGGGCGCGTTCGGCACCTGGTTCTCCTGGCAGAACACGCTGACCCGCGCAGCACCCCTGATCCTGACCGCGCTGTGCACGGCGCTGCCCGCGCAGCTCGGCATGGTCATCATCGGCGGCGAAGGCGCGCTTCTGATCGGCGCGCTCTCGGCCACCAGTGCCGCACTATTGGTGCAGGGGGCGCCGCCGCTGGTGGTGCAGCTTGCCATGGTCATCGCCGGCATGATCGGCGGCGGACTGTGGATCATGCTCGCCGGCGCGCTTCGTCAGTACCGCGGCGTCAATGAAACGATCTCGAGCCTGCTGCTGGTCTACATCGCGCTGGCGATCCTCAATCATCTGGTCGAGGGCGCGATGCGCGACCCCGCCAGCCTCAACAAGCCCTCGACCCGCGAGATCGGCGCAGCCAACATGATCGGTTCGATCCCCGGCACTGACGTGCATTGGGGACTGGTGTTCGGCATTGTCGCCGCCGTCGCCGCCTATATCCTGATCTATCACACCGTGTTCGGTTTCGCCGCGCGCGTTGCCGGCGGCAACATTCGCGCCGCCAAGATCGTGGGCCTGGGTGTCGGCAGGCTGATACTGACCATCTGCTTCCTGGCCGGCGCCTCGGCCGGCCTCGCCGGCATGGTCGAGGTCGCCGCGGTGCAAGGCCGCACCAATGCCAACCTCGCCGCCGGTTACGGGTTCACCGGCATCCTCGTCGCCTTCCTGGCGCGGCAAAATCCGCTGGCCGTCATTCCCGTCGCCATCCTGCTCGGCGGCATCAGCGCCAGCGGCGGGCTATTGCAGCGCAGGCTCGGCTTGCCCGACGCCTCGGTGCAGGTGCTGCAGGGGATCATCTTCGTGTTCGTGCTGGCGAGCGACGCGCTATACGGACGGATCGGCTTTCTGAAAGGAAAATCCTGA